A region of Armatimonadota bacterium DNA encodes the following proteins:
- a CDS encoding amidohydrolase family protein: MRLGRFIVDTHVHAQRFAAGPQLAGKTGYPDLASAMVDMEAYDNSARLLYDMERYGVDMCVLLPAFGMSNELNAQLVERYPDKFVACCGAVETAKAALRGEIEWTPEAAAQELDRLLSTGKFVGIGEGIPYNPRRRTSLSITERLDEMRVILEVARKHRVPARIHTGVVQGYPLTHHIFPESLQVLWLTDLAAEFPDVPLILDHGGMQAGYLERWVEEALHVAGSHDNVFLETGLWWAELYER; encoded by the coding sequence ATGCGACTGGGCCGCTTCATCGTTGACACCCACGTGCACGCGCAGCGGTTCGCCGCGGGCCCTCAACTGGCGGGCAAGACCGGGTACCCGGATCTTGCCTCCGCGATGGTGGACATGGAGGCCTACGACAACAGCGCGCGGCTGCTGTACGACATGGAGCGGTACGGGGTGGACATGTGCGTGCTCCTGCCGGCCTTCGGGATGAGCAACGAGCTCAACGCACAGCTCGTGGAGCGCTATCCGGACAAGTTCGTGGCGTGCTGCGGTGCGGTGGAGACCGCGAAGGCGGCGCTGCGGGGGGAAATCGAATGGACTCCGGAGGCGGCGGCGCAGGAGCTGGATCGGCTGCTGAGCACGGGGAAGTTCGTGGGCATTGGGGAGGGAATTCCCTACAACCCCCGGAGGCGGACCTCCCTGAGCATCACGGAGCGGCTGGACGAAATGCGGGTGATCCTGGAGGTAGCCCGCAAACACCGGGTGCCCGCACGGATCCACACGGGGGTGGTGCAGGGATATCCGCTGACGCACCACATCTTCCCGGAGTCCCTTCAGGTGCTGTGGCTGACGGATCTGGCGGCGGAGTTTCCGGACGTTCCGTTGATTCTGGACCATGGGGGGATGCAGGCGGGGTATCTGGAGCGGTGGGTGGAGGAGGCGCTGCACGTGGCGGGGAGCCACGACAATGTGTTTTTGGAGACGGGGCTGTGGTGGGCGGAGTTGTACGAGAGG